A region from the Aegilops tauschii subsp. strangulata cultivar AL8/78 chromosome 5, Aet v6.0, whole genome shotgun sequence genome encodes:
- the LOC109769014 gene encoding putative pentatricopeptide repeat-containing protein At3g08820 — translation MSSAAAAIHRVLLQGVSSSDRLPPLTVKLLHGSLLRLDLLADLSPLLLRALSSSGLHVHALRLHSLLPVPSHLTLPCALKSASRLPNPLPVGEQLHARSLKLPSHSNPYVLTSLLNLYAKCDLLDHARSVFDEMRCPNTVSWTALITAYMNAGRVREAVAVARDAFASGMRPDSFTAVRVLTACARVADLGTGEAVWRAAQAEGVAGSVFVATAAVDMYVKCGEMARAREVFDKMPEKDAVAWGAMVGGYASNGHPQETLELFFAMQTQGVKPDCYTVVGALSACTRLGALDMGRQAVRTMDWDEFLDNPVLGTALIDMYAKCGSTGEAWVVFQQMRKRDIVVWNAMILGLGLTGHGKVGFALVGHMEKSGMKLNDNTFISILCNCTHTGLVKDGRRYFHNMTQLYNITPRIEHYGCMVDLLSRAGLLQEAHQLIDDMPMQANAVVWGALLGGCKIHRDAELAEHVLKQLILLEPRNSGNYVMLSNIYSNSNRWEDAAKLRSDMKVKGVEKVRAYSWVEFSGKVHEFRVGDKSHPHMDQIYQKLDELGMEMKTMGYKPTTDVVMFDVEDEEKEHTLVYHSEKLAIAFCLLTTQPGEVIRVTKNLRVCTDCHTAIKLISRITHREIIVRDNNRFHCFKDGCCSCNDYW, via the coding sequence ATGTCGAGCGCCGCCGCGGCGATACACCGcgtcctcctccagggcgtcagCTCCAGCGATCGCCTCCCACCCCTCACCGTAAAACTGCTCCACGGCAGCCTCCTCCGGCTCGACCTCCTCGCCGACCTCTCCCCGCTCCTCCTCCGCGCGctctcctcctccggcctccACGTCCACGCCCTCCGCCTACATTCCCTCCTTCCCGTCCCCTCCCACCTGACCTTGCCATGCGCCCTCAAGTCCGCCTCCCGCCTCCCCAACCCTCTCCCCGTCGGCGAGCAGCTCCACGCCCGCTCCCTCAAGCTCCCTTCCCACTCCAACCCCTACGTCCTCACCTCCCTCCTCAACCTCTACGCGAAATGCGACCTCCTGGACCATGCGCGGAGCGTGTTCGACGAAATGCGCTGCCCCAACACGGTCTCCTGGACCGCGCTCATCACCGCGTACATGAACGCGGGGCGCGTCAGGGAGGCCGTCGCCGTCGCGAGGGACGCGTTCGCGAGCGGGATGCGCCCGGACAGCTTCACGGCCGTGCGGGTCCTGACGGCATGCGCCCGGGTCGCGGACTTGGGCACTGGGGAGGCGGTGTGGAGGGCGGCACAAGCAGAGGGGGTTGCGGGCAGCGTGTTTGTGGCAACTGCGGCGGTAGATATGTATGTCAAGTGCGGCGAGATGGCGAGGGCAAGGGAGGTGTTCGACAAGATGCCGGAGAAGGATGCTGTAGCTTGGGGTGCTATGGTCGGGGGATATGCTTCCAACGGGCACCCCCAAGAGACTCTTGAGCTCTTCTTTGCAATGCAGACTCAGGGAGTGAAGCCAGATTGCTACACGGTGGTAGGGGCGCTCTCAGCTTGCACACGGCTGGGTGCACTTGATATGGGACGGCAGGCAGTCAGGACGATGGACTGGGATGAGTTTCTTGACAACCCAGTTCTAGGGACTGCGCTAATTGATATGTATGCCAAGTGTGGGAGCACAGGCGAGGCATGGGTTGTGTTCCAGCAGATGAGGAAGAGGGACATTGTTGTTTGGAACGCGATGATCTTGGGGCTGGGCCTGACTGGGCATGGTAAGGTTGGATTTGCCCTTGTCGGCCATATGGAGAAGTCAGGCATGAAACTGAATGACAATACTTTCATCAGCATTCTCTGCAACTGTACTCATACCGGCCTTGTAAAAGATGGACGGCGGTACTTCCATAACATGACTCAGTTATACAACATCACACCTAGGATTGAGCACTATGGTTGTATGGTCGACCTGCTCAGTCGCGCTGGGTTGCTCCAGGAAGCCCATCAGCTTATTGATGATATGCCAATGCAGGCAAACGCTGTCGTGTGGGGAGCACTTCTTGGTGGCTGCAAGATTCACCGAGACGCAGAGCTTGCAGAACATGTCTTGAAGCAGCTCATCCTGCTTGAGCCCCGGAATTCAGGGAATTATGTCATGCTCTCGAACATATACTCTAACAGCAACAGATGGGAGGATGCTGCAAAGCTTAGATCGGACATGAAGGTGAAAGGGGTTGAAAAGGTCCGTGCATATAGCTGGGTTGAGTTTAGTGGTAAGGTCCACGAGTTCCGTGTTGGAGACAAGTCGCATCCCCACATGGATCAGATTTACCAAAAGCTAGATGAATTAGGCATGGAAATGAAAACTATGGGTTACAAACCAACTACAGATGTGGTGATGTTCGACGTTGAAGATGAGGAGAAGGAGCACACTCTAGTTTATCACAGCGAGAAACTTGCCATTGCATTTTGCCTTCTCACTACCCAACCAGGGGAGGTCATTAGGGTCACCAAGAACCTTAGGGTATGCACCGACTGTCACACTGCTATCAAACTAATATCAAGGATAACTCATCGGGAGATCATTGTTCGGGATAACAATCGGTTTCATTGTTTCAAAGATGGTTGTTGCTCTTGTAATGACTACTGGTAG